From a single Chlamydia muridarum str. Nigg genomic region:
- a CDS encoding amino acid permease — translation MFLKKRSSSGILGTLSLTGVVISSMVGGGIFSLPQNMAASASAGAIIIAWLLSGIGIFFIANTFKTLSLVRPDLKAGIYTYSREGFGPYVGFTIAWGYWLCQIFGNVGYAVITMDALNYFFPPYFEGGNTLPAILLGSILIWVFNSIVLRGIRQAAFMNVIGVIFTLIPLLIFILITALFFKFSIFKTDFWGTAPQHHLGSIGSQLKSTMLVTLWAFIGIEGAVVMSGRASNPSSVGKATILGFSGCLLIYVLLSLLPFGSLSQYQLAKIADPSTAGVLKFLVGKWGEVLMNTGLLIAVLTSWLSWTILTAEIPYAAAKNGTFPECFAIENAKHSPAFSLFITSGLMQITMLLVYFSSNAWHTMLEITSVMVLPAYLTSSLFLVKLSLSKKYPKQAPIKARVAIFTGILGTLYSLWLIYAGGLQHLFMVAVLLALGIPFYIDSGIRHDQEKTFLNRKEVMKMTTLALIALLAVFLFSANKIHL, via the coding sequence ATGTTCTTGAAAAAACGCTCCTCTTCAGGAATTTTAGGGACATTGTCTCTTACTGGAGTTGTGATCAGCTCCATGGTTGGAGGGGGGATTTTCAGTCTTCCTCAGAATATGGCAGCCTCTGCAAGCGCAGGGGCTATTATCATTGCCTGGCTTCTCTCCGGAATAGGAATATTTTTTATCGCAAATACCTTTAAAACTCTTTCCCTTGTTCGTCCTGACTTAAAGGCCGGTATCTATACCTATAGTAGAGAAGGATTTGGCCCCTACGTAGGATTTACAATAGCATGGGGATACTGGCTTTGCCAAATTTTTGGAAATGTCGGCTATGCCGTAATTACCATGGATGCCCTAAACTATTTCTTTCCCCCCTATTTCGAAGGAGGAAATACTCTCCCTGCTATTCTATTAGGATCTATCCTTATTTGGGTATTCAATTCCATCGTCTTACGAGGCATCCGTCAAGCTGCTTTTATGAATGTGATTGGTGTAATTTTTACTCTAATTCCTCTACTTATTTTCATTCTCATTACAGCTCTATTTTTCAAATTCTCAATATTTAAAACCGATTTTTGGGGAACTGCTCCCCAACACCATCTGGGATCTATCGGCTCTCAGCTTAAAAGCACCATGTTAGTCACCCTCTGGGCCTTTATCGGAATTGAAGGCGCCGTAGTCATGTCTGGAAGAGCCTCAAATCCCTCTTCTGTCGGGAAAGCTACGATCCTAGGGTTTTCCGGATGCTTACTCATTTATGTCCTTCTTTCTTTACTTCCTTTTGGATCTCTATCCCAATATCAACTTGCTAAGATTGCTGACCCCTCCACTGCTGGGGTACTGAAATTTCTAGTTGGGAAATGGGGAGAAGTCCTTATGAATACAGGACTTTTAATTGCTGTTTTAACAAGCTGGTTATCCTGGACTATTCTTACTGCTGAAATTCCTTACGCAGCAGCAAAAAATGGCACTTTCCCAGAATGCTTTGCAATTGAAAATGCTAAACACTCACCTGCATTCTCTTTATTCATTACAAGCGGCTTGATGCAAATTACCATGCTGTTAGTGTATTTTTCCTCTAATGCTTGGCATACCATGTTAGAAATCACCAGTGTTATGGTTCTTCCGGCTTACTTAACTAGCTCTCTTTTCCTTGTTAAGCTCAGCTTAAGTAAAAAATATCCTAAACAGGCACCCATCAAGGCCCGCGTTGCAATATTCACGGGAATATTAGGGACGCTATATTCTCTATGGCTAATCTATGCTGGAGGATTACAGCACCTATTTATGGTCGCTGTTCTCCTTGCTTTAGGAATTCCGTTCTACATAGACTCGGGAATAAGACATGATCAAGAAAAGACATTCTTGAACCGTAAGGAAGTCATGAAAATGACTACCTTAGCTCTTATAGCTTTGCTTGCTGTATTTTTATTCTCTGCAAATAAAATTCATTTATAA
- a CDS encoding NAD(P)/FAD-dependent oxidoreductase produces the protein MHIAVLGAGYAGLSVTWHLLLYTQGRVSVDLFDPTPIGTGASGLSSGLLHGFTGKKAIKPPLADLGITTTHSLITKASLSIGEPIVMSNGILRPAISQEQASIFMQRAQEFPNETEWWDKARCEISVPGMVIPEGLGALYIKHGVTINNEKYINGLWNACASLGTQYYDELIDDLSSIAEFYDHIIVTPGANADILPELKHLPLSKVKGQLVEIAWPSEIPMPPFSINGPKYMVADTERNTCILGATFEHNQPDATPDAQVAYQEIMPPILSLFPGLKDAQVLNYYAGMRSSSPTHLPMISRVQEKLWYLGGLGSKGLLYHGLLGDMLAQALLRDSTAYIAKEFLYAPEAS, from the coding sequence ATGCACATAGCTGTTTTGGGAGCAGGATACGCAGGATTATCTGTAACTTGGCATCTTCTCCTTTATACACAAGGGAGAGTTAGCGTAGATCTCTTTGATCCTACGCCAATTGGAACTGGAGCTTCCGGACTATCTTCCGGTCTTCTCCATGGCTTTACAGGTAAGAAGGCTATTAAACCCCCATTAGCAGATCTTGGGATTACTACTACCCACTCTCTGATCACCAAGGCTAGCCTATCCATAGGGGAACCTATCGTTATGTCTAATGGCATTCTTCGCCCTGCAATTTCTCAAGAACAGGCCTCTATTTTCATGCAAAGAGCACAAGAGTTCCCTAATGAAACCGAATGGTGGGATAAAGCTCGGTGCGAAATCTCAGTACCAGGAATGGTTATTCCAGAAGGGCTTGGTGCTCTTTACATCAAACATGGTGTAACCATTAACAATGAAAAGTATATCAATGGCTTATGGAATGCCTGTGCCAGCCTAGGAACACAATATTATGACGAGCTTATCGATGATCTTTCTTCGATTGCAGAGTTTTATGATCATATTATCGTCACCCCAGGAGCTAATGCTGATATCCTTCCGGAGCTCAAACATCTCCCTTTATCTAAAGTAAAAGGCCAACTCGTAGAAATTGCTTGGCCCTCAGAGATCCCGATGCCACCATTCAGCATCAATGGTCCTAAGTATATGGTCGCCGACACAGAAAGAAATACTTGTATATTAGGAGCCACTTTTGAACATAACCAACCAGACGCCACTCCGGATGCTCAGGTTGCTTACCAAGAAATCATGCCCCCTATTTTATCTCTTTTCCCAGGTCTTAAGGACGCCCAAGTCCTTAACTACTATGCTGGAATGCGCTCATCAAGCCCTACTCATTTGCCTATGATTAGCCGAGTCCAAGAAAAATTATGGTATCTTGGAGGGCTAGGATCAAAAGGTCTCTTGTACCATGGACTCTTAGGAGACATGCTTGCCCAGGCCTTACTGCGAGATTCTACGGCATACATAGCTAAAGAATTTCTTTATGCTCCGGAAGCTTCTTAA
- a CDS encoding malate dehydrogenase, whose amino-acid sequence MFSQTVSVAVTGGTGQIAYCFLFALAHGDIFGPDTGIDLRIYDIPGTERSLSGVRMELDDGAFPLLQRVQVTTSLHDAFDDIDAAFLIGSVPRGPGMERRDLLKKNGEIFATQGKVLNTAAKREAKIFVVGNPVNTNCWIAMNHAPRLLRKNFHAMLRLDQNRMHSMLAHRAEVPLSAVSQVVVWGNHSAKQVPDFTQALIHGRPIVETIADRDWLENIMVPSVQSRGSAVIEARGKSSAASAARALAEAARSIYQPKEGEWFSSGVCSDNNPYGLPEDIIFGFPCRMLGTGEYEIVPGLPWDAFIRGKMQISLDEILQEKASVSL is encoded by the coding sequence ATGTTTTCTCAAACAGTGAGTGTAGCAGTAACAGGAGGAACGGGGCAAATCGCCTACTGCTTTTTATTTGCCTTGGCCCATGGGGATATTTTTGGGCCTGATACCGGAATAGATCTGCGTATTTATGATATCCCAGGGACAGAAAGATCTCTATCTGGAGTACGCATGGAATTGGATGATGGAGCTTTCCCTTTGTTGCAACGCGTGCAGGTAACGACATCCTTGCATGATGCTTTTGATGACATCGATGCTGCCTTTCTCATAGGATCTGTCCCCAGAGGCCCAGGAATGGAAAGAAGAGATCTTTTGAAGAAAAATGGCGAGATTTTTGCTACTCAAGGTAAGGTCTTGAACACAGCAGCTAAACGAGAGGCCAAAATTTTTGTCGTTGGAAATCCTGTGAATACAAATTGCTGGATAGCCATGAATCACGCTCCTAGATTGCTGAGAAAAAATTTTCATGCAATGTTGCGCTTAGATCAGAATCGTATGCACAGTATGCTAGCCCATAGGGCTGAAGTCCCTTTATCTGCTGTATCGCAGGTTGTTGTCTGGGGGAATCATTCTGCAAAACAAGTTCCAGATTTTACACAGGCATTAATTCATGGTCGTCCTATTGTAGAAACTATAGCGGACCGCGATTGGCTAGAGAATATTATGGTTCCTTCTGTGCAGAGTCGTGGTAGCGCTGTAATAGAAGCGCGAGGGAAGTCTTCTGCAGCTTCTGCAGCACGAGCTTTAGCAGAGGCTGCACGATCCATATATCAACCGAAGGAAGGGGAATGGTTTTCTTCTGGAGTATGTTCGGACAATAATCCCTATGGCTTGCCAGAAGATATAATCTTTGGGTTCCCTTGTCGAATGCTGGGGACTGGAGAGTATGAGATCGTCCCCGGACTTCCTTGGGATGCCTTTATTCGTGGAAAGATGCAGATTTCTTTAGACGAAATTCTGCAAGAGAAAGCTAGTGTCTCTTTGTAA
- the ltuA gene encoding late transcription unit protein LtuA, with protein MFFIRARFIGFLDVHGYLAAKKGQQVMRSGSSMWVGSQGPIFYKVF; from the coding sequence ATGTTCTTTATTCGCGCACGGTTCATTGGTTTCTTAGATGTTCATGGTTATCTGGCCGCTAAAAAAGGACAGCAAGTCATGCGGTCAGGATCAAGCATGTGGGTAGGATCCCAGGGACCTATCTTTTATAAAGTTTTTTAG
- a CDS encoding glucose-6-phosphate isomerase, protein MMGKSFLDCESLIALQEIATNPVDLTLPGTLSQDRIQQYALSAEGFTYSYATERVDDRSLNALRMLAEERELIKQMESMQQGAVMNYIEGFQSESRSVLHTATRAWVRDHDLKDEAASIANHSEREAHRLAEFLYAARSKFSTLVQIGIGGSELGPKAMYFAMQGICPSDKRIFFVSNIDPDNAAEVLKEVDLKQTLIVVVSKSGTTLEPSVNEELFKRAYQDKGLSVADHFVAVTAEGSPMDDKTHYLEVFHLWDSVGGRFSATSMVGGVVLGFAFGYEVFFEFLQGAASMDAHALTPIMEKNLPLLSAMLGIWNRNVLKYPTTAVIPYATGLKYFTAHLQQCGMESNGKSISRQGKEVHFATSPIIWGDVGTNCQHSFFQSLHQGTDIVPVEFIGFLQNQRGIDCVLSGSSSSQKLFANLVAQSLALAQGRDNDNPNKRFKGNRPSSILVAQQLSPRIAGGLLAFYEHKFAFQGFCWGINSFDQEGVSLGKELATQIIGLMSGAAPIEFPEARELLRLFNVLQ, encoded by the coding sequence ATAATGGGTAAAAGTTTCTTAGATTGTGAGTCATTAATTGCTTTGCAAGAGATAGCTACGAATCCAGTTGATTTGACTTTACCAGGAACTTTGTCCCAAGATCGGATACAGCAGTATGCTTTGTCTGCGGAAGGGTTTACTTATAGTTATGCTACGGAGCGCGTGGATGATCGTAGCCTTAATGCTTTAAGAATGCTTGCCGAGGAAAGGGAGCTAATAAAGCAGATGGAGAGTATGCAACAAGGCGCTGTCATGAATTATATAGAGGGGTTTCAGAGCGAGTCCCGTTCTGTGTTACATACAGCAACGAGAGCTTGGGTTCGAGACCATGATCTTAAGGATGAGGCGGCATCTATAGCCAATCATTCTGAACGAGAGGCTCATCGTCTTGCAGAGTTTTTGTATGCAGCCCGTTCTAAATTTTCTACGCTTGTGCAGATAGGTATTGGCGGATCAGAATTGGGCCCTAAAGCTATGTATTTTGCTATGCAGGGGATTTGTCCATCTGATAAACGTATCTTTTTTGTTTCCAATATTGATCCAGATAATGCTGCAGAGGTCTTAAAAGAAGTAGATCTCAAGCAAACCCTAATTGTTGTCGTGTCTAAATCAGGGACAACTTTAGAACCTTCAGTGAATGAGGAATTATTTAAGCGAGCTTATCAAGACAAAGGATTGTCTGTAGCAGATCATTTTGTAGCGGTAACTGCTGAGGGTAGTCCCATGGATGATAAAACCCATTATTTGGAAGTTTTCCATCTTTGGGATAGTGTTGGTGGAAGGTTCTCGGCTACCTCTATGGTGGGAGGGGTTGTACTTGGGTTTGCTTTTGGCTACGAAGTCTTTTTTGAGTTCTTGCAGGGAGCAGCTTCTATGGATGCTCATGCATTGACTCCAATTATGGAAAAGAATTTGCCTCTTTTATCTGCTATGCTCGGTATTTGGAACCGCAATGTATTAAAATATCCCACGACAGCTGTGATCCCCTATGCAACAGGATTGAAATATTTTACTGCGCATTTACAACAGTGCGGAATGGAATCCAATGGGAAAAGCATTTCTAGACAAGGGAAAGAGGTGCATTTTGCGACATCTCCTATTATTTGGGGAGACGTTGGGACTAATTGTCAGCATTCCTTTTTCCAGAGTCTTCATCAAGGAACAGATATTGTTCCTGTGGAATTTATTGGATTTCTACAGAATCAACGAGGTATTGACTGTGTATTATCGGGGAGCTCTTCTTCTCAGAAGTTGTTTGCTAATCTTGTTGCACAATCGCTAGCTTTAGCTCAGGGGAGAGACAACGATAATCCTAACAAACGATTTAAAGGGAATAGACCCTCTTCGATATTGGTTGCGCAGCAACTCTCTCCTCGTATTGCTGGAGGATTACTGGCATTTTATGAGCATAAGTTTGCTTTTCAAGGTTTTTGTTGGGGAATCAATTCCTTCGATCAGGAGGGAGTTTCATTAGGGAAAGAATTAGCCACTCAAATTATAGGCTTGATGTCTGGGGCTGCTCCGATAGAATTTCCTGAGGCAAGAGAATTGTTAAGACTTTTTAATGTTTTGCAATGA
- the hflX gene encoding GTPase HflX, whose amino-acid sequence MKKNNRIEKKERQSAIGWRFSLPREEQDPSQALAVCCYANRAEQEKVSEYIEELVSLANSCDLSVLETCTWLLRSPSSSLYLNEGRLEEIERILEEFPTIGTLLIDEEISPSQQRNLEKRLQVVVLDRTELILEIFASRALTAEAGLQVELAQARYLLPRLKRMWGHLSRQKSGGSGGGFVKGEGEKQIELDRRIVRERIHKLSKELKNVERQRKERRKAKKRNQIPTFALIGYTNSGKSTLLNLLTSAETYAENKLFATLDPKTRRCVLPCGQRVLLTDTVGFIRKLPHTLVAAFKSTLEAALHEDILLHVVDASHPLALEHVETTKAILLELGIEHPQVITVLNKIDKVTNGSVAAKLRLLSPSPVCVSAKTGEGIRDLLQAMADMVQEEYPQVTLHLPYKEYGLFTELCDAGLVISHYYENDILIVKTFLPNNLQKRYAEYLVE is encoded by the coding sequence ATGAAAAAAAATAATCGGATAGAGAAAAAAGAACGACAAAGTGCGATAGGTTGGAGGTTTTCTCTTCCTAGAGAGGAACAAGATCCTTCGCAAGCTTTGGCTGTTTGCTGTTATGCCAATCGTGCAGAGCAAGAGAAAGTTTCTGAATACATTGAAGAACTCGTTTCTCTTGCGAATTCTTGTGATCTTAGTGTGTTAGAGACTTGTACATGGCTTTTGCGATCCCCCTCTTCCTCTTTGTATTTGAATGAGGGGAGACTGGAGGAAATCGAACGGATTTTAGAAGAATTCCCAACAATTGGTACCTTATTAATTGATGAAGAGATCTCTCCTTCTCAACAAAGAAACTTAGAAAAGCGATTGCAAGTCGTTGTATTAGATCGCACAGAGTTAATTTTAGAGATCTTTGCTAGCCGAGCTCTCACAGCTGAAGCAGGATTACAGGTAGAACTTGCACAAGCGCGTTATTTATTGCCTCGATTGAAACGTATGTGGGGACATCTTTCTAGACAGAAGTCTGGAGGAAGTGGTGGAGGATTTGTCAAAGGAGAGGGAGAGAAACAGATTGAATTAGACCGAAGGATAGTTCGAGAAAGGATTCATAAACTGTCCAAGGAGTTAAAAAATGTTGAACGCCAGAGGAAAGAGCGGCGTAAAGCAAAAAAACGCAATCAGATTCCGACTTTCGCATTAATTGGGTATACAAACTCTGGTAAAAGCACCCTTTTAAATCTACTGACATCAGCAGAGACCTATGCAGAGAATAAGCTGTTTGCTACGTTGGATCCTAAAACGCGACGTTGCGTTTTGCCATGTGGGCAGCGAGTGTTGCTTACAGATACTGTAGGGTTTATTCGTAAACTTCCCCATACTTTAGTGGCTGCATTTAAAAGTACCCTAGAAGCTGCATTACATGAAGACATTTTGCTGCATGTAGTTGATGCTTCCCATCCACTTGCATTGGAGCATGTTGAAACTACCAAGGCTATTTTATTAGAGCTTGGGATTGAACATCCTCAAGTCATCACTGTATTGAATAAAATAGATAAGGTTACTAATGGGAGTGTTGCCGCTAAGTTGCGGCTATTGTCTCCCTCTCCTGTATGTGTGTCTGCAAAAACAGGAGAAGGAATTCGAGACTTGTTGCAAGCTATGGCAGACATGGTACAAGAGGAGTATCCTCAGGTAACTTTGCATCTTCCTTATAAAGAATATGGATTATTTACAGAATTATGCGATGCGGGGTTAGTAATTTCTCATTACTATGAAAATGATATACTTATCGTTAAAACATTTTTGCCAAATAACTTACAAAAAAGATATGCAGAGTACTTGGTAGAATGA
- a CDS encoding MBL fold metallo-hydrolase encodes MEEISSSGKVIFLGTGDPEGTPVPFCSCEVCSQGRICRLRSSVWVQSQGKSFIIDTGPDLRTQLLRYKIHRLDGVFLTHPHYDHIGGIDDLRSWYITRLEPVPVVLSSFTYDYLCKTKKHLIQDPSLDNSLAASLRYTILNEQCGEYEFLGVPFMYVSYFQRNCQVTGYRFGDLAYLTDMSHYDDRILDYLKGVNTVVISASLGSLPKAFGRRSPSHLTLEQADLLMDKIGASRLVITHVSHYLHKVLEQDPTRECAYDGMELLWR; translated from the coding sequence ATGGAGGAAATATCTTCTTCTGGGAAGGTCATTTTTTTGGGCACAGGGGATCCGGAAGGAACTCCTGTGCCATTTTGTTCTTGTGAGGTATGTTCACAAGGAAGAATCTGTCGTCTACGATCCTCTGTGTGGGTTCAAAGTCAGGGGAAAAGTTTTATTATTGATACGGGGCCAGATCTTCGAACTCAATTATTGAGATACAAGATTCATCGATTGGATGGAGTATTTCTTACACATCCTCATTATGATCATATTGGGGGTATCGATGATCTTCGTTCTTGGTATATCACACGATTGGAACCCGTTCCCGTTGTGCTTTCTTCATTCACATATGACTATCTGTGTAAAACTAAGAAGCATCTCATTCAGGATCCATCACTTGATAATAGTTTAGCAGCTTCCTTACGTTACACGATTTTAAATGAACAATGTGGGGAATATGAGTTTTTAGGCGTTCCTTTTATGTATGTTTCCTATTTTCAAAGGAACTGCCAAGTGACCGGATATCGTTTTGGAGATTTAGCTTATTTGACAGATATGTCTCATTATGATGATCGGATTTTAGATTATCTAAAAGGGGTAAACACTGTTGTTATTTCAGCTTCATTAGGTAGCCTTCCTAAGGCTTTTGGAAGACGCTCCCCCTCCCATTTAACTTTAGAACAAGCGGATCTTTTAATGGATAAGATAGGGGCATCACGTTTAGTGATTACACATGTAAGCCATTATCTACATAAGGTTTTAGAGCAAGATCCTACGAGGGAGTGTGCTTATGATGGTATGGAGCTTTTATGGAGATAA